The sequence ACCCATGATGAAGCAACCAATAGCCGCGGCTAGACAGGTAGCAACAAATACGGCACCACGATCCATCCCAGTTTCAGATAAGATCGCAGGGTTTACAAAAATGATGTAAGCCATTGTTAAAAAGGTTGTCACACCTGCGATAACTTCAGTTCGAACATCAGTTTTGTTCTCACTAAGTTTAAATAGCTTTTCCAGCATAATTAGTTCCTAAAATAGATTTTAAAAAAATAAAGTAAACGATTGCGTCACCGATTGGCGCGAATTATAAAGTTATCAAATAGCAATTTCCAGCAGGATTCAGATTAAAAATGGTATTTTATTGATGAACGCCCAAACAAATGGGTCAAACAACACAGAAAACAGATACTAACCATCTATTTTAAAAGAATTAAAACAAGATAATCCTTACATTGAAAATATGGTGTTTTTTTATCCCGCTAAACAATTAACTGATAGGATTGGTATGATTTTCTGTAGATTAGCAGTAATAAATGAGGATTAAGAATAGTAATCAATACCAATTGGGGATAACAACAACAAAATGTAATGCATTACATAAAAAAGATAAAAAAAACGCCACTTTAGTTAAAGTAGCGCTTGAATCAGAACAACCGCGTTGGTTGCCAAAAATTCAAATATTGGGGGCGAACTTTACGTTCAAATCACAATAGCTCGGTTACAATTAATAACCGAAGCTGCTTGGATACTGAAAATTTCGGGTATAAACAGAGTTTGACGCCCAAAATGTTGTAGAAACTAAACCATGCATATCTATCACCTTTAATTTAATTAACAATTAATGTTCTCGGTTCCTTGGAGGCGATATTCGGGCTCATCCTTTGAGCAATAAGTCTTCGTATTGGAAGATGCGGTCACTATACCACAATGAAATTAAATTACAACATATTAAGTGATCGCGATCACGTTTATTTATATATGACCATTTTATTACGTTATAAAATTACATATTAAAATCCATTTCTTCGCAGGCTCTGCTTGCTCACTTCATATCTCCGAATGATTCCACTTTAGTAACGAAAGTCTGGGTGATATGATGCCAACTTTCTATATTCCGCCAAAGATTGAATCATTCTTAGCGATGACCGTTGAATCCTATTAAAAGAAAGGCTCAACTCTTCACTATGTCTTTGTAGCGCTATTGGTAGTATTAAAATTAAAGCTTTGAGCAAAAAATTAGCTTTGGACAAAAATAGGAGTTACCTGTGTCTAAACATCACTCGGAAATCAGTTCTCTGTCACCTGAACCAGTTTGGCAGTTTTTTGATAAAATTTGCTCTATTCCTCACCCATCTAAACACGAAGAAGAGTTGGCTCAATACATTATCAATTGGGCGCAAGAACAAAACCTCGACGTTAAAAGAGACCAGACTGGTAATGTATTTATAAACAAACCAGCGACAGAAGGAATGGAAAACCGCAAAGGTGTTGTTCTTCAAGCACATATCGACATGGTGCCGCAAAAAAATGAAGACACTAAACACAACTTCGCAACCGATTCTATCAAGCCGTATATTGATGGTGAATGGGTAACAGCTAAAGGTACAACACTTGGTGCTGATAACGGTATAGGTATGGCGTCCTGTTTAGCGGTGCTCGCATCAGACGACATAAAACACGGTCCTTTACAGGTTCTTCTGACTATCGATGAAGAAGCGGGTATGACTGGAGCGTTTGGCTTAGAAAGCGGCTGGTTAGAAGGTGACATTCTTCTAAACACAGATTCAGAGCAAGAAGGCGAAGTCTACATGGGCTGCGCTGGTGGTGTTGATGGTGCACTTACCTTTGATATTAAAAGAGAAGAAATCCCACCTGGTTACGTAACTAGAGAGTTGTCTATAAAAGGCCTTAAAGGTGGCCATTCAGGCTGTGATATCCATACTGGTCGTGGCAATGCAAATAAGCTGCTAGCAAGGTTTCTCGCTGGCCACGCCGAAGAACTGGAACTTCAACTCGTTGAGTTTAGAGGAGGTAGCCTACGTAATGCTATCCCTCGCGAAGCCTTTATCACTGTCGCTCTCCCTATGGTAAATGAAGGTCAGCTTAATGCACTTTTCACCGAATTCACCGATATGCTTCGTGCCGAACTAGGTAAAGTTGAAACGGGTATTCTTTCTTACTACGAGGTTGCTGAAACAAACTCTCTAATGATCAGCATTGAATCACAAAGAAGATTTATTCAGGCATTAAATGCATGTCCAAACGGCGTTATCCGAATGAGTGATGACATTGACGGTGTCGTAGAAACCTCGCTGAATGTTGGTGTAATTAATACCAAGAAAAATAAGATTACCGTCTTATGCTTGATCCGCTCTCTTATTGATTCTGGTCGCAGCCAAGTCGAAAGTATGCTGACTTCTGTCGCCAAGCTTGCAGACGCGAAAATTGAGTTTAATGGTGGTTATCCAGGTTGGAAACCTGATGCTAACTCAGAAATCATGAGCGTCTTTAGAGATACCTATGAAGGCATCTATGGTAGAAAGCCAAATATCATGGTGATTCATGCGGGTCTAGAATGTGGTCTATTTAAAGAACCATATCCAAACATGGATATGCTCTCTTTTGGACCGACTATAAAGTTCCCACACTCTCCTGATGAGAAAGTAAAAATCGATACCGTCGCGCTATACTGGGAGCAAATGGTGGCGATTTTAGAAAACATTCCAAAAAATAATTTGAATCGTTAAAACGAATGATTTGAATAAACAAAGGGCAGGCTTTCGTAAAAAAAGCCTGCCCTTTTTGTTTTTAATCACTGCTCAGTCAAAATGAGTTCGTTGTAGCAAACATAAATAGGAAAAAATGCCCATTTAAAAGCGCACATGAACACCAGAGCGATTTGCAGAGTCGAGTCCATTTTGGCGATGTAATTAATGTGACTGGTACAAATTCTATTCGTCTTCAGTTTTACGTTGCGCAGATTTTCGCTTATTTCGCTCGGCTTGCAGTGCGATAAATGCAGGTAATTCTCTTTCACCCCATGCGATCGCTTCTGCTTCCGTTTCAAAACCCATTTCTCGCTTAGATACCGCGGTACGTTGAGCGGATACTTGACGAACGATTTCGGCAGCCCAACCATTTCGTTTTTCAATAACTTTATAGCTAAACTTTTTACTGGTACTCATTTTCTTTCCTACTTACTGTACATAAAAGAGACACAACTCTTTTCAATGGGCGCATTAAACCATATCAGAAGAACAATTGCTGTAAAAAAAGCCCCTGAACTATAGAGTCTAGGGGCTGTTATTTTTCAATTAAAACTATTTAGCCAACGTTAACACGGGCATTACGGAACATTCTCATCCATGGGCTATCTTCACCCCATGAATCTGGAGCCCAAGAGTTAGCTACAGTACGGAAAACACGTTCCGGGTGTGGCATCATTATAGTAACTCTGCCATCTGTGGTGGTTAAACCTGTAATTGCGTTTGGCGAACCATTTGGGTTATTAGGATATTGTTGCGTCGGGTTACCTATATTATCAACGTAACGAACCGCTACTGTGCCCGAAGTTTCAATTGCATTCAGGTGAGCGACATCACGTACTTCCACTCGACCTTCACCGTGAGAAACGGCGATTGGCATACGCGAGCCTTCCATACCACTAAAGAAGACAGAGTCTGACTTCTGAACTTCAACCAAACTAAAACGAGCTTCAAAACGCTCAGATTCATTGCGAACAAATCGTGGCCACAAATCCGCTCCAGGGATAAGTTCGTGTAGGTTCGATAACATCTGGCAACCATTACAAACGCCTAGTGAGAACGTGTCCTCACGCTTAAAGAAGCCTTCAAACTGATCTCTCGCTTGGCTGTTAAACAAAATAGACTTAGCCCAGCCTTCACCCGCTCCTAACACGTCACCATAAGAGAAACCACCACAAGCCGCTAAGCCTTGATACTCATCAAGCACCGCTTGACCTGTCAGGATATCACTCATATGTATATCCGTAGCTTCAAACCCTGCTCTATCGAATGCAGCCGCCATTTCGACATGGGAGTTAACCCCTTGCTCACGCAAGATCGCCATTTTCGGTTTCGCCCCTTTAAGAATATAAGGTGCAGCGACATCTTCTTGCACGTCAAAACTCAAATCAACATTAAGCCCCTTGTCATTGTCATCAGACTTAGCCGCAAATTCTTGGTCTGCACATTTCGGGTTGTCGCGAAGCCCTTGCATTTTATGCGTTGTTTCAGCCCAAATGGTCCTAAGTTCAGTACGAGAACGTTCCAGTACAACCGTATCATCGCTGTTAATAATGATCTTATCTGATTGCTCTACTTCACCGATTACATGACTAAGTTCTGATAATCCAAAGGTTGCCAGAGTCGAAAGAACAGATTCCGTTGCTTCGGTTTGAACCTGAATCACGGCACCTAACTCTTCGTTAAATAACACTGATAATGAGTCTGTTCCTAAAGACGCTATATCTGCACTCAAGCCGCAATGACCAGCAAATGCCATTTCAGCTAAAGTTACGATTAAGCCACCATCACCTTTATCGTGGTAAGCAATGATCTTATCGTCACGGACGAGTGTCTGAATAGCATCATAAAAACCTTTGAGCTGCTCTGCGCTGTCTACATCGGCTGGTTTGTCACCTAGCTCTTTGTATACCTGAGCAAACGCTGTTGCCCCCATGCGGTTTTTACCGTTGCCTAGGTCGATATAAATTAAGCTAGTTTCACCCTTATCCGTTCGTAATTGAGGAGTGACTGTTTTGCGTACGTCTTCGATACGAGCAAACGCGGTAATAACTAAGCTTAAAGGAGAAGTAACGGTTTTTTGTTCGCCATTCTCTTCCCACTTAGTCTTCATTGACATCGAGTCTTTACCAACTGGAATAGTTAGACCTAATGCAGGACATAGTTCTTCACCTACTGCTTTAACTGCTTCGTAAAGGCCTGCATCTTCACCAGGGTGACCTGCTGGAGACATCCAGTTTGCAGAAAGTTTAATATGTTTAATATCACCAATATCCGTTGCGGCGATATTTGTTAAAGATTCACCAACAGCTAAACGAGCGGATGCCCCAAAATCTAATAGAGCGACAGGAGTACGTTCACCCATTGACATTGCTTCGCCATGATACGTATCGTAACTTGCAGCAGTTACCGCACAGTTTGCTACTGGGACCTGCCAAGGACCAACCATCTGGTCACGTGCGACAAGACCGGTAACAGAACGGTCACCAATCGTAATAAGGAACGTTTTTTCAGCAACTGTTGGTAACCTAAGTACACGGTCCAGTGCTTCATTAACTTCAATACCAGCCATCTCCATTGCCGCATTGTCTACTTTCAGCGTTTTTGCATCACGATGCATCTTAGGCGCTTTACCAAGTAGGATTTCCATAGGCATGTCAATTGGCGTGTTATCGAAATGCGAGTCTTCTAGAGTAAGATGACGCTCTTCTGTTGCTTCACCAACGACCGCATATGGGGCTCGTTCTCGTTTACAAATTGCATCGAAAACCGCCATGTTTTCTGGTGCGACAGCCATTACATAACGCTCTTGAGATTCATTACACCAGATCTCTAATGGGCTCATGCCGGGTTCATCATTTGGTACGTTGCGCAGTTGAAATTTACCACCTCGCTCACCATCATCGACCAATTCTGGCAATGCGTTGGAAATACCA is a genomic window of Vibrio algarum containing:
- the purL gene encoding phosphoribosylformylglycinamidine synthase, whose protein sequence is MRILRGSPALSEFRVNKLLELCREQDLPVTDIYAEFMHFADLTADLNGEEVEKVEKLLTYGPTIQEHEPAGSLLLVTPRPGTISPWSSKATDIARNCGLDKVKRLERGTAYYVESSSALSQEQLSQVKALIHDRMMEVVFTDMDNAEQLFTVAVPAPVADVDILSGGQQALEEANISLGLALADDEIDYLVESFTNLGRNPNDIELMMFAQANSEHCRHKIFNADWTIDGVEQEKSLFKMIKNTYETNSEHVLSAYKDNAAVMTGSQVGRFFPNPDTRQYDYHQELAHILMKVETHNHPTAISPWPGAATGSGGEIRDEGATGIGGKPKAGLVGFAVSNLRIPGFEQPWETDFGKPSRIVNALDIMLEGPLGGAAFNNEFGRPNLLGYFRTYEEKVNSHNGEEVRGYHKPIMIAGGLGNIRDEHVQKKEIPVGASLIVLGGPAMNIGLGGGAASSMASGQSAEDLDFASVQRENPEMERRCQEVIDRCWQMGEENPIAFIHDVGAGGISNALPELVDDGERGGKFQLRNVPNDEPGMSPLEIWCNESQERYVMAVAPENMAVFDAICKRERAPYAVVGEATEERHLTLEDSHFDNTPIDMPMEILLGKAPKMHRDAKTLKVDNAAMEMAGIEVNEALDRVLRLPTVAEKTFLITIGDRSVTGLVARDQMVGPWQVPVANCAVTAASYDTYHGEAMSMGERTPVALLDFGASARLAVGESLTNIAATDIGDIKHIKLSANWMSPAGHPGEDAGLYEAVKAVGEELCPALGLTIPVGKDSMSMKTKWEENGEQKTVTSPLSLVITAFARIEDVRKTVTPQLRTDKGETSLIYIDLGNGKNRMGATAFAQVYKELGDKPADVDSAEQLKGFYDAIQTLVRDDKIIAYHDKGDGGLIVTLAEMAFAGHCGLSADIASLGTDSLSVLFNEELGAVIQVQTEATESVLSTLATFGLSELSHVIGEVEQSDKIIINSDDTVVLERSRTELRTIWAETTHKMQGLRDNPKCADQEFAAKSDDNDKGLNVDLSFDVQEDVAAPYILKGAKPKMAILREQGVNSHVEMAAAFDRAGFEATDIHMSDILTGQAVLDEYQGLAACGGFSYGDVLGAGEGWAKSILFNSQARDQFEGFFKREDTFSLGVCNGCQMLSNLHELIPGADLWPRFVRNESERFEARFSLVEVQKSDSVFFSGMEGSRMPIAVSHGEGRVEVRDVAHLNAIETSGTVAVRYVDNIGNPTQQYPNNPNGSPNAITGLTTTDGRVTIMMPHPERVFRTVANSWAPDSWGEDSPWMRMFRNARVNVG
- a CDS encoding aminoacyl-histidine dipeptidase, giving the protein MSKHHSEISSLSPEPVWQFFDKICSIPHPSKHEEELAQYIINWAQEQNLDVKRDQTGNVFINKPATEGMENRKGVVLQAHIDMVPQKNEDTKHNFATDSIKPYIDGEWVTAKGTTLGADNGIGMASCLAVLASDDIKHGPLQVLLTIDEEAGMTGAFGLESGWLEGDILLNTDSEQEGEVYMGCAGGVDGALTFDIKREEIPPGYVTRELSIKGLKGGHSGCDIHTGRGNANKLLARFLAGHAEELELQLVEFRGGSLRNAIPREAFITVALPMVNEGQLNALFTEFTDMLRAELGKVETGILSYYEVAETNSLMISIESQRRFIQALNACPNGVIRMSDDIDGVVETSLNVGVINTKKNKITVLCLIRSLIDSGRSQVESMLTSVAKLADAKIEFNGGYPGWKPDANSEIMSVFRDTYEGIYGRKPNIMVIHAGLECGLFKEPYPNMDMLSFGPTIKFPHSPDEKVKIDTVALYWEQMVAILENIPKNNLNR